The following are encoded together in the Poseidonibacter lekithochrous genome:
- a CDS encoding efflux RND transporter permease subunit, with protein MIKNFYDKYILRYPLAVILILMIGISVLGYNATKLQIDASAETLLLDDDKDLKFVREINKRYENPNFLIVTFSPNDELLSKNSLDTIKSISNDFEKLDYISSVTSILNVPLVQSPIKPIAQLVDGVKAIEDGEFDKQLVKDEFLSSELYSNNLVSSDFKTTALILSLKDDTKYAELLEKRNALLKKKRTSTLDENEKLTLKNTITQFKEYRDEIREKESQNIQELRDIVKNYKSSATIFLGGVNMIANDVVGYVKSDLVIYGSTLVFLLILILWIIFRKARWVVLPIVICLLSVISTAGILGLFSLEVTVISSNFISLQLIITLSIVLHLIVRYRELNVRFKNASQYKLVINTVLSKLSPSFFAIITTITGFASLVLSSIEPVKNLGLMMSAGIAISLLISFILFPLVLIMLKRVKEYERKESNSKFSIIKSSSNLVEHNGLGIIIGSVLLVIFSLTGASKLIVENSFINYFKKDTEIYKGMKVIDESLGGTTPLDVVIKFKDEKIEEISVEASVEEEADDFDDFEDEFEQSANDEQYWFSSDKMQTIIDVHNYLDSLDEVGKVQSLASLLKLGKILNENKELDGVTLALLYNKLPQKYKNMILAPYINIEYNEARVTMRIMDSNPNLRRNDLINKINHDLRDIIKNKETTYRLSNLMILYNNMLQSLFDSQISTLGFVVVILFFMFLVLFRSIKIAVVAILANIIPISAIFGIMGWLGIPLDIMTITIAAISIGIGVDDTIHYIHRFKEEFKHDHNYLNAMKRSHESIGYAMYYTSLVVIVGFSILVLSNLIPTIYFGLLTVVVMATILASALLLLPKLLITFKPFSR; from the coding sequence ATGATAAAAAATTTCTACGATAAATATATACTTAGATATCCATTAGCGGTAATTCTAATCTTAATGATTGGAATTTCTGTTTTAGGATATAACGCTACAAAACTTCAAATTGATGCTTCTGCTGAAACTCTACTTTTAGATGATGATAAAGACTTAAAATTTGTTCGAGAGATAAATAAAAGATATGAAAATCCTAATTTTTTAATTGTTACATTTTCACCTAATGATGAACTTTTATCAAAAAACAGTCTTGATACAATCAAATCAATTTCAAATGATTTTGAAAAACTTGATTATATAAGCAGTGTTACATCTATTTTAAATGTTCCTTTAGTTCAATCTCCAATTAAACCCATTGCACAGCTTGTAGATGGGGTTAAGGCTATTGAAGATGGAGAATTTGATAAACAACTAGTTAAAGATGAATTTCTAAGCTCTGAGCTTTATTCAAATAACTTAGTAAGTAGTGATTTTAAAACAACAGCTTTAATACTAAGTTTAAAAGATGATACAAAATATGCAGAACTTTTAGAAAAAAGAAATGCTTTATTAAAGAAAAAAAGAACATCAACTCTTGATGAAAATGAAAAACTTACTCTTAAAAATACTATAACTCAATTCAAAGAGTATAGAGATGAAATAAGAGAAAAAGAGAGTCAAAATATTCAGGAGTTAAGAGATATTGTAAAGAACTATAAATCATCTGCTACTATTTTCCTTGGTGGAGTAAATATGATAGCCAACGACGTTGTTGGTTATGTTAAAAGTGATTTAGTAATTTACGGTTCAACTTTAGTATTTTTATTAATATTAATTTTATGGATTATCTTTAGAAAAGCTAGATGGGTTGTTTTACCTATTGTTATATGTTTATTATCAGTTATATCAACAGCAGGAATATTAGGTCTATTTAGTCTTGAAGTTACTGTAATTTCATCTAACTTTATATCTTTACAATTAATTATTACTTTATCAATTGTTTTACACTTAATTGTAAGATATAGAGAATTAAATGTTAGATTTAAAAATGCAAGTCAATATAAACTAGTTATAAATACTGTTCTATCAAAACTAAGCCCTTCATTTTTTGCAATAATTACTACTATTACGGGATTTGCATCTTTAGTATTATCAAGTATTGAACCTGTTAAAAACCTTGGGTTAATGATGAGTGCTGGTATTGCTATATCACTTTTGATTTCATTTATTTTATTCCCTCTTGTTTTAATTATGTTAAAAAGAGTTAAAGAGTATGAAAGAAAAGAGTCAAACTCTAAATTCTCAATAATTAAAAGCTCTTCAAATCTAGTAGAGCATAATGGTTTAGGAATTATTATAGGAAGTGTTTTATTAGTAATATTTTCACTAACAGGAGCATCTAAACTTATAGTTGAAAATAGCTTTATTAATTACTTTAAAAAAGATACTGAAATATATAAGGGTATGAAAGTAATTGATGAAAGTTTAGGTGGAACTACACCTTTAGATGTAGTAATTAAATTCAAAGACGAAAAGATTGAGGAAATATCTGTTGAAGCTTCAGTAGAAGAGGAAGCAGATGATTTTGATGACTTTGAAGATGAATTTGAACAAAGTGCAAACGATGAACAATATTGGTTCTCATCTGATAAGATGCAAACAATTATTGATGTTCATAATTACTTAGACTCACTGGATGAAGTAGGAAAAGTTCAATCATTAGCTAGTTTATTAAAGCTTGGAAAAATACTAAATGAAAATAAAGAACTAGATGGTGTTACACTAGCTTTACTTTATAATAAGTTACCTCAAAAATATAAAAATATGATTTTGGCACCATATATCAATATTGAATATAATGAAGCTAGAGTTACAATGAGAATTATGGATTCTAATCCAAATCTTAGAAGAAATGATTTGATTAATAAAATTAATCATGATCTAAGAGATATTATTAAAAATAAAGAGACAACATATAGATTATCAAACCTAATGATTTTATATAATAATATGCTTCAATCTCTTTTTGATTCACAGATTTCTACATTAGGTTTTGTTGTAGTAATTCTATTTTTCATGTTCTTAGTTTTATTTAGATCTATAAAAATAGCAGTGGTTGCAATACTTGCTAATATTATTCCTATTTCTGCAATTTTTGGAATTATGGGATGGTTAGGAATTCCTCTTGATATTATGACTATAACAATAGCAGCTATTTCAATTGGTATTGGAGTTGATGATACAATTCACTATATTCATAGATTTAAAGAAGAGTTTAAACATGACCATAATTATCTTAATGCAATGAAAAGATCCCATGAAAGTATTGGGTATGCGATGTATTATACATCTTTAGTAGTAATCGTTGGTTTCTCTATTTTAGTTTTATCAAATCTAATTCCAACAATCTATTTTGGTTTATTAACAGTAGTTGTAATGGCTACAATCTTAGCTTCAGCACTTCTTTTATTACCAAAACTATTAATCACTTTTAAACCTTTTTCTAGATAG
- a CDS encoding ABC transporter substrate-binding protein, with product MKNIIKLFLALALILTSANALKKDDIKTQMSQKIDSALVILKNKEIKKEEKAQDIMNLIDDVFDYNVMARIALGKKTWKSLSSEKKAEFVEVFENKLKNSYVDKLELYTDQKVKINDLVPYKKSRLQLQSEVVGSDESYIINYNFYKNKKLNEWFIYDVDLLGISIIQTYRKQFSGLLKEKSFDEMLELLKANNTQK from the coding sequence ATGAAAAATATAATAAAACTATTTTTAGCTTTAGCTTTAATACTAACATCAGCTAATGCCCTTAAAAAAGATGATATTAAAACACAAATGAGTCAAAAAATTGATTCAGCTTTAGTAATATTAAAAAATAAAGAGATAAAAAAAGAAGAAAAAGCTCAAGATATTATGAATTTAATTGATGATGTTTTTGACTACAATGTAATGGCTAGAATCGCTCTTGGGAAAAAGACTTGGAAAAGTTTATCAAGTGAAAAAAAAGCTGAGTTTGTTGAAGTATTTGAAAATAAATTAAAAAACTCTTATGTTGATAAGTTAGAGCTATATACAGATCAAAAAGTTAAAATTAATGATTTAGTACCATATAAAAAATCTAGATTACAATTACAATCAGAAGTAGTTGGTAGTGATGAATCTTATATTATTAATTATAATTTTTATAAAAACAAAAAATTAAACGAATGGTTTATTTATGATGTTGATTTATTAGGTATAAGTATTATTCAAACATACAGAAAACAATTTAGTGGACTTTTAAAAGAGAAATCTTTTGATGAAATGTTAGAACTATTAAAAGCAAATAATACACAAAAATAG
- a CDS encoding VacJ family lipoprotein, which yields MQTNNTAEESDFDDEFDNEFASEEKEELFDPLSGYNRVMTSVNDFMYIYALNPVAKGYAYVIPKPVRVGISNVFDNLMFPMRFTNNLLQLKFQNAGEELGRFVVNSTVGIAGIFDPAKSQLGWEEHDEDFGQTLGFYGVGSGFHIVLPLLGPSNLRDMISIVPDAYIDPISYTGASDIGYKIPNNSLEAMGLSAGKIVNKTSLRLGQYENIKKDALDLYPFLRDIYEQKRKKEIEE from the coding sequence CTGCAAACAAACAATACAGCAGAAGAATCGGACTTTGACGATGAATTTGATAATGAGTTTGCAAGTGAAGAAAAAGAAGAATTATTTGACCCATTAAGTGGTTATAACAGAGTAATGACAAGCGTTAATGACTTTATGTACATTTATGCTTTAAACCCAGTAGCAAAAGGTTATGCTTATGTAATTCCTAAACCTGTAAGAGTTGGAATCTCAAATGTATTTGACAACCTAATGTTCCCTATGAGATTTACAAACAACCTACTTCAACTAAAATTCCAAAATGCAGGAGAAGAGTTAGGTAGATTTGTAGTAAATAGTACAGTTGGTATTGCAGGTATTTTTGACCCAGCAAAAAGCCAATTAGGATGGGAAGAACATGATGAAGACTTTGGTCAAACATTAGGTTTCTATGGAGTTGGAAGTGGATTCCATATTGTATTACCTCTACTTGGTCCTTCAAACTTAAGAGATATGATATCTATTGTTCCTGATGCGTATATTGATCCTATTTCATATACAGGAGCTAGTGATATTGGATATAAAATTCCAAATAATAGTTTAGAAGCAATGGGATTAAGTGCTGGAAAAATAGTAAACAAAACATCACTAAGATTAGGTCAATATGAAAATATCAAAAAAGATGCTTTAGACTTATATCCATTCTTAAGAGATATTTATGAACAAAAAAGAAAAAAAGAGATTGAGGAATAA
- a CDS encoding M23 family metallopeptidase produces MIYKKLILLFLFIIVANANDVKLYFKNNTVKNAQTALLFLEAKNIIEPKLTLMSKTKVNQKFYKNKFLDNTYYALVPISYYLSPKEYKVIISYIKDGKKVFKSIKLKVLDGKYKSEVINVSKSKLKPNKQRAKRTKQEYIEAMNIYKTQSSELLWNEKFIYPMNSKITSAFGTKRVYNGFLKSYHSGTDYRAKIGTHIIAVNSGIVKIAQNRFYSGNSIVIDHGQGVYSCYYHLSKMYYKVGDSINKGQIIGLSGDTGRITGPHLHFSFRINSIQVDPLQAIDILNKLTSK; encoded by the coding sequence ATGATTTACAAAAAACTAATACTACTTTTTTTATTTATAATTGTTGCAAATGCAAATGATGTGAAACTATATTTCAAAAACAATACAGTTAAGAATGCCCAAACTGCCTTGCTATTTTTAGAAGCCAAAAATATTATTGAGCCTAAACTTACTTTAATGAGCAAAACAAAAGTTAATCAGAAATTCTATAAGAATAAGTTTTTAGATAATACATATTATGCGTTAGTTCCTATTTCTTACTATTTATCCCCAAAAGAGTACAAGGTTATTATTTCATATATCAAAGATGGCAAAAAAGTATTTAAATCTATAAAACTAAAAGTTCTAGATGGAAAATACAAATCAGAAGTAATAAACGTATCAAAATCAAAACTAAAACCAAATAAACAAAGAGCTAAAAGAACTAAACAAGAATATATAGAAGCTATGAATATATACAAAACTCAAAGTAGTGAACTTTTGTGGAATGAAAAGTTTATTTACCCAATGAATTCTAAAATCACAAGTGCTTTTGGAACAAAAAGAGTTTATAATGGCTTTTTGAAATCTTACCATTCAGGAACAGATTATCGTGCAAAAATAGGTACTCATATAATTGCCGTTAACTCAGGTATTGTGAAAATTGCTCAAAATAGATTTTACTCTGGAAACTCTATTGTAATAGATCATGGACAAGGGGTTTATTCATGTTATTATCATTTAAGCAAGATGTATTATAAGGTAGGTGATAGTATTAATAAAGGCCAAATAATAGGTCTTAGTGGAGATACAGGAAGAATTACAGGACCTCATTTACACTTCTCATTTAGAATTAATTCAATTCAAGTAGATCCTCTACAAGCAATAGATATTCTTAACAAACTTACAAGCAAATAA